Proteins from a single region of Phyllopteryx taeniolatus isolate TA_2022b chromosome 10, UOR_Ptae_1.2, whole genome shotgun sequence:
- the grhpra gene encoding glyoxylate reductase/hydroxypyruvate reductase has protein sequence MKAVEKLMKVFVTRQIPPEGMKILSTSGVCEVCLWDSDDPVPRAELLKGVQGAHGLLCLLSDQIDAEVVHAAGPNLKVISTFSVGYDHLALDEIKKRGIRIGYTPDVLTDATAELTVALLLATARRLPEAVEEVKNGGWSSWTPLWMCGYGLSGSTVGVIGLGRIGMAIARRLMPFGVKRLLYSGRTAKAEAAELNGEFVPLDTLVTESDFIVVSCSLTPETQGLCNKAFFSKMKNTAVFINTSRGSVVNQEDLYDALTSGQIAAAGLDVTTPEPLPTNHPLLTLKNCVVSPHIGSATYSTRGVMASLAARNLLGGLQGTEMPSELTF, from the exons ATGAAAGCAGTTGAGAAACTTATGAAGGTCTTCGTGACGCGGCAGATCCCACCCGAGGGGATGAAGATCCTGTCAACGTCTGGAGT GTGTGAAGTGTGTCTTTGGGACTCAGACGACCCTGTGCCACGAGCAGAGCTTCTCAAAGGTGTGCAGGGGGCCCACGGTCTCCTGTGTCTGCTGTCAGATCAAATCGATGCTGAGGTTGTACATGCTGCAG GACCCAACCTGAAAGTAATCAGCACTTTTTCCGTGGGATATGACCACTTGGCCCTTGATGAAATCAAGAAACG tgGCATACGGATCGGCTACACTCCCGACGTCCTGACTGACGCCACTGCTGAACTGACTGTTGCTCTTCTGCTGGCCACAGCTCGCAGACTACCTGAGGCAGTGGAGGAAGTGAAAAA TGGTGGCTGGAGTTCCTGGACACCACTCTGGATGTGTGGATACGGTCTTTCAGGTAGCACCGTTGGCGTCATTGGACTGGGACGCATCG GGATGGCCATTGCTCGGCGCCTCATGCCATTTGGAGTGAAACGGCTGCTCTACTCTGGGAGAACAGCCAAAGCTGAAGCTGCTGAGCTCAATGGAGAGTTTg TTCCTCTGGACACACTTGTGACTGAGAGTGACTTCATTGTTGTTTCGTGCTCGCTGACCCCAGAGACCCAGGGCCTGTGTAATAAGGCCTTCTTCAGCAAGATGAAGAACACTGCTGTCTTCATCAACACAAGCAG GGGGTCTGTAGTGAATCAGGAGGATCTGTACGATGCTCTGACCAGTGGACAAATTGCCGCAGCTGGCCTGGATGTAACAACACCTGAGCCACTACCGACAAACCACCCGCTTCTTACACTCAAAAACTGTG TGGTTTCGCCGCACATCGGCAGCGCCACCTACTCCACAAGAGGCGTCATGGCTTCCTTGGCAGCCCGAAACCTGCTGGGGGGTTTACAGGGCACAGAAATGCCCAGTGAACTCACCTTCTAG
- the LOC133484410 gene encoding E3 SUMO-protein ligase ZBED1-like, with protein sequence MLSGELKALCLCAAIHRSIPLLSANITTTLVSMFIVVSIRPPGSEVGAMADTHETVRKKQKMSKVWDHFRLKEYNIVQCDHCQAELAFHSSTSTMISHLNRKHPIVVSSSTGVDDASTPLGRPFMSCSVKEAALLTESILNMLVADMRPLSMVDDKGFRKMISTFNPKYSMPSLTYFTNMMEKKHQEMTEKLENVLQDTECVALTTDFWTSVATEAYLGVTCHFLGEDWEMKSLYLTTMRLEERHAAADIADWLEETVAKFHIPFTKVKAVVHDNGANVVAAAGILEDRDGWASLRCSGHTLNLVVQSTLKNKDTIANCVDSARCLVEHFNKSELACNKLKEKQQEMGMAPLMLIQDVSTQWNSTYHMLSRLLGQRWPVTAALSDPEVNTIAKQHYLDLNPEQWSLGEELTQVLGPFEGVTEFLSGEQYVTLSALPQLVHNLKKSTLSAAFKTASVRAFQAQVAEQITERWQKLFLFQPEGPNTVLLAAALDPRFRKLKFLPAEDVFKVQCTIQSMALAVKKKARESNESGNQVTAKSKDCLGTKYGSLLKSMLGSSSDSSSSSDEENEDENEQLNQAVQREVLQYFGEPPLSKKENPLPWWKTNAIRYPTLAKLAKSFLGIPATSTPSERLFSTAGNIASKRRASLSSEHVDMLTFLHCNHKIL encoded by the exons ATGTTGTCTGGCGAACTGAAAGCTCTATGTTTATGTGCTGCGATTCATCGATCTATCCCACTGCTATCGGCCAATATCACGACGACGTTGGTATCGATGTTTATAGTTGTATCGATCCGCCCACCAGGTTCGGAAGTTGGCGCGATGGCGGATACCCATGAAACCGTCcgtaaaaaacagaaaatgtccaaagtttgggatcactTCAGACTTAAAGAATATAACATAGTGCAATGTGACCACTGCCAAGCAGAACTGGCCTTCCACAGCAGCACGTCGACGATGATTTCCCATCTGAACCGAAAGCATCCAATTGTGGTCTCCAGCTCAACGGGCGTCGACGACGCGAG cacaCCACTCGGTCGCCCATTTATGTCATGCTCTGTCAAAGAAGCTGCCTTACTAACGGAGAGCATTTTGAATATGCTGGTCGCTGATATGCGCCCACTGTCCATGGTTGATGACAAGGGATTTAGAAAGATGATTTCAACTTTCAACCCTAAGTACAGCATGCCATCATTAACTTATTTCACAAATATGATGGAAAAGAAGCACCAAGAAATGACAGAGAAATTAGAAAATGTCCTTCAGGACACAGAGTGTGTTGCTTTGACCACAGACTTCTGGACAAGTGTGGCCACGGAGGCCTATCTCGGGGTGACGTGTCACTTTTTGGGGGAAGATTGGGAGATGAAGTCCCTCTACCTAACAACGATGCGTCTCGAAGAGAGGCACGCAGCTGCCGATATTGCGGACTGGCTGGAGGAGACTGTCGCCAAATTTCATATTCCATTCACAAAGGTCAAGGCAGTTGTCCATGACAATGGGGCCAACGTAGTGGCGGCGGCAGGAATTTTGGAGGACAGGGATGGCTGGGCATCTCTGAGATGCTCAGGGCACACTCTGAATCTAGTTGTACAGAGCAcgcttaaaaacaaagacaccaTTGCTAATTGTGTGGATTCTGCAAGATGCctggttgaacattttaacaAGAGTGAACTGGCCTGTAACAAACTGAAAGAAAAGCAGCAAGAAATGGGAATGGCGCCACTCATGTTGATTCAGGATGTAAGTACTCAGTGGAACAGCACATATCACATGCTGTCCAGGCTCCTCGGACAAAGATGGCCCGTGACCGCGGCTCTTTCCGATCCTGAAGTCAATACAATAGCCAAACAGCACTACCTGGATCTAAATCCAGAGCAGTGGAGCCTCGGTGAGGAGCTGACTCAGGTCCTTGGCCCATTTGAAGGAGTGACAGAGTTTCTGAGTGGGGAACAATATGTTACTCTCTCTGCTCTTCCACAGCTGGTGCACAACCTCAAGAAATCAACACTGAGTGCGGCATTTAAAACTGCCTCAGTAAGGGCATTCCAGGCTCAAGTGGCAGAACAGATCACAGAGAgatggcaaaaactgtttttatttcaacCGGAAGGTCCTAACACTGTCCTCCTGGCTGCCGCGTTGGACCCGAGGTTCAGAAAACTGAAGTTCTTGCCTGCTGAAGATGTGTTTAAGGTCCAATGTACAATCCAATCCATGGCACTGGCTGTCAAAAAGAAAGCAAGAGAGTCAAATGAAAGCGGAAATCAAGTCACCGCCAAATCAAAAGACTGTTTAGGTACCAAATATGGATCATTGCTCAAAAGTATGCTGGGCTCATCATCAgactccagcagcagcagcgatgAGGAAAATGAGGATGAGAATGAGCAGCTAAATCAAGCAGTGCAGAGGGAGGTCTTGCAGTATTTTGGAGAACCACCTCTCTCCAAGAAGGAGAATCCACTACCATGGTGGAAAACAAATGCCATTCGATATCCGACCTTGGCAAAGCTGGCCAAGTCGTTTTTGGGTATCCCGGCGACATCGACACCCTCAGAGCGTTTGTTTTCTACTGCTGGAAACATTGCCTCTAAGCGGAGGGCAAGCCTTAGTTCTGAGCATGTCGATATGTTGACTTTTCTTCATTGTAATCATAAGATCTTGTAA
- the tomm5 gene encoding mitochondrial import receptor subunit TOM5 homolog — translation MFKLEGLGPKMDPEEMKKKMRQDVVSSLRNFLIYVALLRATPYVLKQLDSI, via the exons ATGTTCAAACTGGAAGGACTCGGGCCTAAAATGGACCCAGaggaaatgaagaagaaaatgcGACAAGACGTCGTCTCCTCTTTACGAAACTTTCTTATTTACGTCGCTCTCCTGAGAGCCA CTCCTTATGTATTAAAGCAGCTGGACAGTATATAA
- the LOC133484413 gene encoding zinc finger and BTB domain-containing protein 5-like produces the protein MDFPGHFQHIFQQLNTQRLHGQMCDCVVEVGGHKFQAHRAILAACSSHFKALISSNDGADDADGQRMDKVGGPGVMVLDSEVVTPEAFSTLLDMIYTSTLSLLASNVMDVLLAASHLHLNSVVKACKIHLSRKNFPATAPKGWRSVQQQEHPSSQTQLTSGELLDEQGVEVSQSGEDSSKHKRKSHEDRLNDRKRTCRMSGDEESSPTVTRSTANKEPGEQRLSPDRLKATVNILKGQLDDVEEKYGITTTESEEIQLPSQSDSSTGGEAFVKDEGEPMMETVEIKKENMTSSSPDLSQSSPPQDSSESNGDNIRSPDEYVSCLQSQQCSDLHEKECGDICEGDGMDNLSELALSCFLNPSHDSEVGAPEEEESLASLTAAATAAAAASDTATSGESLLRQNSNTSIQASDSTLVFPVTSLPLQQVLSTQAPAFSDTLILQPAHNSLTGFLGLEPSRSTKGHAGSSGTTFRRIAPKAAPVSEAEHTGASGPSGPNRAPLTRASEDVLSKCKKAAAEVNVLLVEGDKKYACKICSKTFTNLADCRKHIRVHTGEKPYPCLKCGKRFSQSSHLYKHSKNSTCLNWRDKSAYQNTLN, from the coding sequence atgGACTTTCCGGGTCACTTCCAGCACATTTTCCAGCAGCTGAACACCCAGCGGCTCCATGGTCAAATGTGTGACTGTGTGGTGGAGGTGGGAGGTCACAAATTCCAGGCACACCGTGCCATCCTAGCAGCATGCAGCTCCCACTTCAAGGCACTCATCAGTTCCAATGACGGCGCCGACGATGCTGATGGACAAAGGATGGATAAAGTCGGCGGTCCCGGTGTGATGGTGCTCGACTCGGAGGTGGTGACCCCAGAGGCCTTCTCCACCCTGCTGGACATGATCTACACATCCACTTTGTCGCTCTTGGCCTCCAACGTGATGGATGTCTTGTTGGCCGCCTCGCACCTGCACCTCAACTCCGTGGTAAAGGCCTGCAAGATCCACCTGTCCAGAAAAAACTTCCCAGCCACAGCGCCGAAAGGCTGGAGGTCAGTGCAGCAGCAGGAGCATCCGTCCTCTCAAACCCAGCTCACATCTGGGGAGCTACTTGACGAGCAGGGCGTAGAGGTGAGCCAGTCAGGGGAAGATTCCTCCAAGCACAAGAGAAAGTCGCATGAGGACAGACTGAATGACAGGAAGAGGACCTGCAGAATGTCTGGAGATGAGGAAAGTTCTCCAACTGTGACCAGAAGCACAGCCAACAAGGAGCCAGGAGAGCAGCGACTCTCTCCGGACCGCTTAAAGGCAACTGTAAACATCTTGAAGGGCCAATTGGATGATGTGGAGGAAAAATATGGCATAACCACGACTGAGTCAGAGGAGATCCAGCTGCCGAGCCAGTCAGACAGCAGCACAGGTGGAGAAGCTTTTGTCAAAGATGAGGGAGAGCCTATGATGGAGACAGtggagattaaaaaagaaaacatgacttCCTCCTCGCCTGATCTTTCCCAATCAtcacccccacaggactcctctGAATCAAATGGTGACAACATAAGGAGTCCAGATGAATATGTCAGCTGTTTACAGTCCCAGCAGTGCTCAGATCTTCATGAAAAAGAGTGTGGCGATATATGCGAGGGTGATGGGATGGACAACCTGTCTGAACTGGCTCTTTCCTGCTTCCTGAATCCCAGTCATGACAGTGAGGTAGGAGCTCCGGAGGAAGAAGAAAGTCTCGCAAGTCTCACAGCAGCTGCAACCGCAGCGGCTGCCGCCAGTGATACGGCTACAAGTGGTGAAAGCCTACTGCGTCAAAACTCAAACACTTCTATTCAAGCGTCAGATTCAACTCTCGTTTTCCCGGTAACTTCTCTTCCTTTGCAACAGGTTCTCTCCACTCAGGCTCCTGCTTTTAGCGACACCCTCATCCTCCAGCCTGCACACAATTCCCTAACGGGATTCCTTGGCCTGGAGCCTTCGAGATCCACGAAAGGACACGCGGGATCAAGCGGAACCACTTTCCGTCGCATCGCTCCTAAAGCGGCTCCAGTATCCGAAGCAGAACACACAGGAGCATCTGGACCGTCGGGACCCAATAGAGCACCTCTGACAAGAGCTTCCGAGGACGTGTTGTCCAAGTGCAAGAAAGCGGCGGCAGAGGTCAACGTGCTTCTGGTGGAAGGGGACAAGAAGTACGCCTGCAAAATCTGCTCCAAGACATTCACAAACTTGGCAGACTGTAGGAAACATATCCGTGTCCACACAGGAGAAAAGCCGTATCCTTGTCTCAAGTGTGGCAAACGCTTCAGTCAGTCGTCGCATCTGTACAAGCACTCCAAAAACTCCACCTGCCTGAACTGGAGGGACAAGAGTGCTTACCAAAACACTCTGAATTGA